DNA sequence from the Streptomyces sp. NBC_01497 genome:
ATCCGGGTCGCGGCCCGGGTCCGTACCCGGGCCGCCACGGCGCGCTCCGGGGGCCGGGCCGTCGGGGAGGGCGCCGGGATGTGAGACATCCCGCACCGGGTGCCTGACGTCGGGTTCGTACGAGGATCATGGCGGGGCCCCGGTAGGGTGGCCCGGTTGTCGTACGGCAGTGGCCGGTCGCGTTTCCGGGGCCGCCGCCAGGTTCGGAACGGAGACCGTGAGCACTCCCGCCTCCCACCACCTCTCACCCGCCTTCCCCGGCCGGGCCCCCTGGGGCACGGCCAACAAGCTGCGCGCCTGGCAGGAGAGCGCGCTCTCGCGCTACCTCCAGGAACAACCCCGGGACTTCCTCGCGGTAGCGACCCCGGGCGCGGGCAAGACCACGTTCGCGCTGACCCTCGCGTCGTGGCTGCTGCACCACCACGTCGTGCAGCAGATCACGGTCGTCGCCCCCACGGAGCACCTGAAGACCCAGTGGGCTGACGCCGCCGCGCGCATAGGCATCAAGCTGGACCCCGACTACAGCGCGGGCCCGCTCAGCAAGGAGTACGACGGCGTCGCCGTCACGTACGCGGGCGTCGGCGTGCGCCCGATGCTGCACCGCAACCGCTGCGAGCAGCGCAAGACGCTCGTTATCCTCGACGAGATCCACCACGCCGGCGACTCCAAGTCGTGGGGCGAGGCGTGCCTTGAGGCCTTCGAGCCGGCGACCCGCAGGCTCGCGCTGACCGGCACGCCGTTCCGGTCGGACACCAACCCGATCCCGTTCGTCGTGTACGAGGAGGGCAACGACGGCATCCGCCGTTCGTCCGCCGACTACACGTACGGCTACGGCAACGCGCTGGGCGACGGCGTCGTCCGGCCCGTCATCTTCCTCAGCTACAGCGGCAACATGCGCTGGCGTACGAAGGCGGGCGACGAGATCGCGGCACGCCTCGGCGAGCCGATGACGAAGGACGCCACCTCGCAGGCGTGGCGGACGGCGCTCGACCCGCGGGGCGAGTGGATGCCGAACGTCCTGCGTGCCGCCGACCGGCGGCTCACCGAGGTGCGCAAGGGCATCCCCGACGCCGGTGGTCTGGTCATCGCGGCCGATCAGGACTCCGCGCGCGCGTACGCGAAGATGGTCCGCGAGATCACCGGGACGAAGGCCACCGTCGTGCTGTCGGACGAGGCCGCGGCCTCCAAGCGCATCGACGAGTTCAGCGCGAGCGAGGACCGCTGGATGGTCGCCGTGCGCATGGTCTCCGAGGGCGTCGACGTACCGCGTCTCGCCGTCGGTGTGTATGCCACCACCATCTCCACACCGCTGTTCTTCGCGCAGGCCGTGGGCCGTTTCGTACGGTCCAGGCGGCGCGGCGAGACCGCTTCCGTCTTCCTGCCCACCATCCCGGACCTGCTCGGCTTCGCCAACGAGATGGAGGTCGAGCGCGACCACGTGCTCGACAAGCCGAAGAAGACCGGCGAGGAGGACCCGTACGCGGAGTCCGAGAAGGAGATGGACGACGCCAACAAGCAGGAGGACGAGGACACCGGCGACCAGGACATGCTGCCTTTCGAGGCACTGGAGTCCGACGCCGTCTTCGACCGGGTCCTGTACGACGGCGCCGAGTTCGGGATGCAGGCGCACCCCGGCAGTGAGGAGGAGCAGGACTACCTGGGCATCCCGGGCCTGCTGGAGCCGGACCAGGTGCAGATGCTGCTGCAGCGGCGGCAGGCGCGGCAGATCGCGCACAGCCGCAAGAAGCCCGACACGGAGGCCGACCTCATCGAGTTGCCCGCGGATCGGCGCCCGGTGGTCTCCCACCGCGAACTGCTCGATCTGCGGAAGCAGTTGAACACGATGGTCGCGGCCTATGTGCATCAGAGCGGCAAGCCGCACGGCGTCATCCACACCGAACTGCGCCGTGTGTGCGGCGGCCCGCCGAGCGCCGAGGCGACGGGCGGCCAGATCCGGGAGCGGATCAAGAAGGTCCAGGAGTGGGCCACGCGGATGCGTTGAGCGCCCGGCGGGCGCCGAGTTGACCGGCGCCCGTTCGGCCGCCCCGTCCGCCGTTCGGTATCTCCGTCCGCCGTTCGGACGCCGCCCGCGGCCCGCCCGCCTGCCCGGCTGCCCGCCTCGCCCGGCTGCCCGCCTCGCCAGTCCGGCCTCCCCCGCCCGCCTGCCCGTCTCACCCGTCCGGCCTCCCCCGCCCGCCGATCGAGCCCCCGTCCGCCGGTCGGGTTTTCCGAGCCCGGGGGTTCCGTGTCGGGTGCACCCTGAGCTGCGCTGAAGTGCCCTGAAGTGCCCTGAACGCCCCCGAGTTCTGCGTCCCCGCCGCCCCCGCGGTCCTGCCCCGCGCCGGTCGCGCCGCCGCCTCCCTGCCCCGCCGCCCCGCCCTTCCGCGTCACCGTGTCGGGCAATGCGATGACGTATGCCCCATGGGTACCAACTACGGCCATTTCCTGATCAACTCACCAGCTGTGCCCGGATTCTGGACCGGCTCTTCCGCTGAGCGGTATGGATCGCTACTGTCCGGTCATATGAACACGCGCCGTGGCAGTGTCGCCGCGCAGCGCAGCCGGTGTGCCTTGTCCGGTGGTGGCTTCTCCCTGCCTCGCCGACGGGACCGGTGCCGGACCAGTGTGAGACCGCCGCCGCCACTCGCTCCGAGACCATCGAAGGAGAGGGCGTCGTGACCGCTGAGACTTCTCAGACGCTCGACAGAGGACTGCGGGTCCTGAAACTGCTCGCCGACACGGACCACGGCCTGACCGTCACCGAGTTGTCCCACAAGCTCGGGGTCAACAGGACCGTCGTCTACCGCCTGCTCACCACACTGGAGCAGCACGCACTCGTACGCCGCGACCTCGGCGGCCGGGCCAGGGTCGGCCTCGGTGTGCTGCGGCTCGGCCGGCAAGTGCATCCCCTCGTACGGGAGGCGGCCCTGCCCGCCCTGCGGTCGCTGGCCGAGGACATCGGTGCCACCGCGCACCTCACCCTGGTCGACGGCGCCGAGGCGCTGGCCGTCGCCGTCGTCGAACCGAGCTGGACCGACTACCACGTCGCGTACCGCGCGGGCTTCCGGCATTCGCTCGACCGGGGGGCCGCGGGCAAGGCCATCCTCGCGGCGCGGGGCGCGGTGCTCACCGAGCCGCGCTGCACCCTCACCCATGGCGAGCTGGAGTCGGGCGCCAGTGGTGCGGCGGCCCCGCTGATCGGCCTGAGCGGACTCGAAGGCAGCGTGGGTGTGGTCATGCTTGCCGACGCGGTGCCCGAGCGGGTCGGCGCCCGCGTGGTCGACGCGGCCCGCGAGGTCGCGGACGCGTTGCGCTGAACCCGCCCCGGGGGGCACGGACGCCGTCACCGTCCGAAGGGACGCGGAGCCGGAGAGGCACGGGACCGAAGTGGCACGGGACCGGAACGCGCGGAACCGGAGAGACACGGAACCGGAACGCGCGGAACCGGAGAGACACGGGACCGGAACGCGCGGACC
Encoded proteins:
- a CDS encoding DEAD/DEAH box helicase: MSTPASHHLSPAFPGRAPWGTANKLRAWQESALSRYLQEQPRDFLAVATPGAGKTTFALTLASWLLHHHVVQQITVVAPTEHLKTQWADAAARIGIKLDPDYSAGPLSKEYDGVAVTYAGVGVRPMLHRNRCEQRKTLVILDEIHHAGDSKSWGEACLEAFEPATRRLALTGTPFRSDTNPIPFVVYEEGNDGIRRSSADYTYGYGNALGDGVVRPVIFLSYSGNMRWRTKAGDEIAARLGEPMTKDATSQAWRTALDPRGEWMPNVLRAADRRLTEVRKGIPDAGGLVIAADQDSARAYAKMVREITGTKATVVLSDEAAASKRIDEFSASEDRWMVAVRMVSEGVDVPRLAVGVYATTISTPLFFAQAVGRFVRSRRRGETASVFLPTIPDLLGFANEMEVERDHVLDKPKKTGEEDPYAESEKEMDDANKQEDEDTGDQDMLPFEALESDAVFDRVLYDGAEFGMQAHPGSEEEQDYLGIPGLLEPDQVQMLLQRRQARQIAHSRKKPDTEADLIELPADRRPVVSHRELLDLRKQLNTMVAAYVHQSGKPHGVIHTELRRVCGGPPSAEATGGQIRERIKKVQEWATRMR
- a CDS encoding IclR family transcriptional regulator translates to MTAETSQTLDRGLRVLKLLADTDHGLTVTELSHKLGVNRTVVYRLLTTLEQHALVRRDLGGRARVGLGVLRLGRQVHPLVREAALPALRSLAEDIGATAHLTLVDGAEALAVAVVEPSWTDYHVAYRAGFRHSLDRGAAGKAILAARGAVLTEPRCTLTHGELESGASGAAAPLIGLSGLEGSVGVVMLADAVPERVGARVVDAAREVADALR